The Pan troglodytes isolate AG18354 chromosome 1, NHGRI_mPanTro3-v2.0_pri, whole genome shotgun sequence genome includes a region encoding these proteins:
- the PYHIN1 gene encoding pyrin and HIN domain-containing protein 1 isoform X1: MANNYKKIVLLKGLEVINDYHFRIVKSLLSNDLKLNPKMKEEYDKIQIADLMEEKFPGDAGLGKLIEFFKEIPTLGDLAETLKREKLKVKGIIPSKKTKQKEVDPATPASTPSNRLTAKGAEETLGPQKRKKPSEEETGTKRSKMSKEQTRPSCSAGASTSTAMGRSPPPQTSSSAPPNTSSTESLKPLANRQATASKNIFREDPIIAMVLNATKIFKYESSENEQRRMFHATVATQTQFFHVKVLNINLKRKFIKKRIIIISNYSKRNSLLEVNEASSVSEAGPDQTFEVPKDIIRRAKKIPKINILHKQTSGYIVYGLFMLHMKIVNRKMTIYEIQDKTGSMAVVGKGECHNIPCEKGDKLRLFCFRLRKRENMSKLMSEMHSFIQIQKNTNQRSHDSRSMALPQEQSQHPKPSEASTTLPESHLKTPQMPPTTPSSSSFTKKDETHPGAQSSPANFRITSPTVAPPLSSDTSTNRHPAVP; encoded by the exons ATGGCAAATAACTACAAGAAAATTGTTCTACTGAAAGGATTAGAGGTCATCAATGATTATCATTTTAGAATTGTTAAGTCCTTACTGAGTAACGATTTAAAACTTAAtccaaaaatgaaagaagagtaTGACAAAATTCAGATTGCTGACTTGATGGAGgaaaagttcccaggtgatgccggTTTGGGCAAACTAATagaattcttcaaagaaataccAACACTGGGAGACCTTGCTGAAACtcttaaaagagaaaagttaaaag TCAAAGGAATAATCCCATCTAAAAAGACGAAACAGAAAGAAGTGGATCCTGCTACACCTGCATCCACCCCAAGCAACCGTCTCACAGCTAAAGGAGCAGAGGAGACTCTTGGACCTCAG aaaagaaaaaaaccatctGAAGAAGAGACTGGAACCAAAAGGAGTAAGATGTCCAAAGAGCAGACTCGGCCTTCCTGCTCTGCAGGAGCCAGCACGTCCACAGCCATGGGCCGTTCCCCACCTCCCCAGACCTCATCATCAGCTCCACCCAACACTTCCTCAACTGAG AGCCTAAAACCATTGGCCAACCGTCAGGCAACtgccagtaaaaatattttccgAGAAGACCCAATAATCGCGATGGTactaaatgcaacaaaaatatttaaatatgaatcctcagaaaatgagcaaagaagaATGTTTCATGCTACAGTGGCTACGCAGACACAGTTCTTTCATGTGAAGGTTTTAAACATCAACTTGAAGAGGAAATTCATTAAAAAGAGAATCATCATTATATCAAATTATTCCAAACGTAATAGTCTCCTAGAGGTGAATGAAGCCTCTTCTGTATCTGAAGCTGGTCCTGACCAAACGTTTGAGGTTCCAAAGGACATCAtcagaagagcaaagaaaattccGAAGATCAATATTCTTCACAAACAAACTTCAGGATATATTGTATATGGATTATTTATGCTACATATG AAAATTGTAAATAGGAAGATGACAATCTATGAAATTCAGGATAAAACAGGAAGTATGGCTGTAGTAGGAAAAGGAGAATGCCACAATATCCCCTGTGAAAAAGGAGATAAGCTTCGACTCTTCTGCTTTCGACTGAGAAAGAGGGAAAATATGTCAAAACTGATGTCAGAAATGCATAGTTTCATCCAg atacagaaaaatacaaaccaGAGAAGTCATGACTCCAGGAGCATGGCACTACCCCAGGAACAGAGTCAGCATCCAAAACCTTCAGAGGCCAGCACAACCCTACCTGAAAGCCATCTCAAGACTCCTCAGATGCCACCAACAACCCCATCCAGCAGTTCCTTCACCAAG
- the PYHIN1 gene encoding pyrin and HIN domain-containing protein 1 isoform X2: protein MANNYKKIVLLKGLEVINDYHFRIVKSLLSNDLKLNPKMKEEYDKIQIADLMEEKFPGDAGLGKLIEFFKEIPTLGDLAETLKREKLKVKGIIPSKKTKQKEVDPATPASTPSNRLTAKGAEETLGPQSLKPLANRQATASKNIFREDPIIAMVLNATKIFKYESSENEQRRMFHATVATQTQFFHVKVLNINLKRKFIKKRIIIISNYSKRNSLLEVNEASSVSEAGPDQTFEVPKDIIRRAKKIPKINILHKQTSGYIVYGLFMLHMKIVNRKMTIYEIQDKTGSMAVVGKGECHNIPCEKGDKLRLFCFRLRKRENMSKLMSEMHSFIQIQKNTNQRSHDSRSMALPQEQSQHPKPSEASTTLPESHLKTPQMPPTTPSSSSFTKVQYPGSHASYLPNINYKDH, encoded by the exons ATGGCAAATAACTACAAGAAAATTGTTCTACTGAAAGGATTAGAGGTCATCAATGATTATCATTTTAGAATTGTTAAGTCCTTACTGAGTAACGATTTAAAACTTAAtccaaaaatgaaagaagagtaTGACAAAATTCAGATTGCTGACTTGATGGAGgaaaagttcccaggtgatgccggTTTGGGCAAACTAATagaattcttcaaagaaataccAACACTGGGAGACCTTGCTGAAACtcttaaaagagaaaagttaaaag TCAAAGGAATAATCCCATCTAAAAAGACGAAACAGAAAGAAGTGGATCCTGCTACACCTGCATCCACCCCAAGCAACCGTCTCACAGCTAAAGGAGCAGAGGAGACTCTTGGACCTCAG AGCCTAAAACCATTGGCCAACCGTCAGGCAACtgccagtaaaaatattttccgAGAAGACCCAATAATCGCGATGGTactaaatgcaacaaaaatatttaaatatgaatcctcagaaaatgagcaaagaagaATGTTTCATGCTACAGTGGCTACGCAGACACAGTTCTTTCATGTGAAGGTTTTAAACATCAACTTGAAGAGGAAATTCATTAAAAAGAGAATCATCATTATATCAAATTATTCCAAACGTAATAGTCTCCTAGAGGTGAATGAAGCCTCTTCTGTATCTGAAGCTGGTCCTGACCAAACGTTTGAGGTTCCAAAGGACATCAtcagaagagcaaagaaaattccGAAGATCAATATTCTTCACAAACAAACTTCAGGATATATTGTATATGGATTATTTATGCTACATATG AAAATTGTAAATAGGAAGATGACAATCTATGAAATTCAGGATAAAACAGGAAGTATGGCTGTAGTAGGAAAAGGAGAATGCCACAATATCCCCTGTGAAAAAGGAGATAAGCTTCGACTCTTCTGCTTTCGACTGAGAAAGAGGGAAAATATGTCAAAACTGATGTCAGAAATGCATAGTTTCATCCAg atacagaaaaatacaaaccaGAGAAGTCATGACTCCAGGAGCATGGCACTACCCCAGGAACAGAGTCAGCATCCAAAACCTTCAGAGGCCAGCACAACCCTACCTGAAAGCCATCTCAAGACTCCTCAGATGCCACCAACAACCCCATCCAGCAGTTCCTTCACCAAGGTACAATATCCTGGGTCCCATGCCTCTTATCTCCCAAATATAAATTACAAGGATCATTAG